A section of the Lepus europaeus isolate LE1 chromosome 10, mLepTim1.pri, whole genome shotgun sequence genome encodes:
- the LOC133767740 gene encoding keratin, type II cytoskeletal 73-like, with protein MSRQFTCKPLSAAKGGFSGCSAVLSGGSSSSFRAGGKGLSGGFGSRSLYSLGGTRSISFNVASGSGRAGGYGFGRSRPSGFAGSMFGSAAVGSAGPSVFPPGGIHQVTINKSLLAPLHVELDPEIQRVRAQEREQIKALNNKFASFIDKVRFLEQQNQVLETKWALLQQLDLNNCRNNLEPIFEGYISSLQRQLETLAGDRVRLDSELRTMRDVVEDYKKRYEEEINKRTTAENEFVVLKKDVDAAYLSKVELQAKVDALDRETKFFKCLYEGEIAQMQSHISDTSVVLSMDNNRNLDLDSIIAEVRAQYEDIAQRSKVEAEALYQTKFQELQLAAGRHGDDLKHTKNEISELTRLTQRLRSEIESVKKQCGNLETAVADAEQRGDCALKDARAKLDELEAALQQAKEELARMLREHQELMSVKLALDIEIATYRKLLEGEECRMSGEYTNSVSISVVSSSTAGTAGTGPSYGFGGAGTYSYRPGTLGSYNTLSGGCVTGSGNCSPRAEVKAKLGSAGEFRDTPAKTSAPKKTTR; from the exons ATGAGTCGCCAGTTCACCTGCAAGCCCTTGTCCGCCGCCAAGGGGGGCTTCAGCGGCTGCTCGGCCGTGCTCTCCGGGGGCAGCTCGTCCTCCTTCCGGGCAGGGGGCAAAGGGCTCAGTGGGGGCTTCGGCAGCCGGAGCCTCTACAGCCTGGGGGGCACCCGGAGCATCTCCTTCAATGTAGCCAGTGGCAGCGGGCGGGCTGGGGGCTATGGGTTTGGCCGGAGCCGGCCCAGTGGCTTTGCGGGCAGCATGTTTGGCAGTGCGGCCGTGGGGTCTGCGGGTCCGTCTGTCTTCCCGCCGGGGGGCATCCACCAGGTGACCATCAACAAGAGCCTGCTGGCCCCCCTCCACGTGGAGCTGGACCCTGAGATCCAGCGGGTGCGCGCCCAGGAGCGGGAGCAGATCAAGGCGCTGAACAACAAGTTTGCCTCCTTCATCGACAAG GTGCGCTTCCTGGAGCAGCAGAACCAGGTGCTGGAGACCAAGTGGGcgctgctgcagcagctggaccTGAACAACTGCAGGAACAACCTGGAGCCCATCTTCGAGGGCTACATCAGCAGCCTGCAGAGGCAGCTGGAGACGCTGGCCGGGGACCGGGTGAGGCTGGACTCGGAGCTGAGGACCATGCGTGACGTGGTGGAGGACTACAAGAAGCG GTATGAAGAGGAGATAAACAAGCGCACGACTGCTGAGAATGAGTTCGTGGTGCTCAAGAAG GACGTGGATGCTGCGTACCTGAGCAAGGTGGAGCTGCAGGCCAAGGTGGACGCCCTGGACAGAGAAACCAAGTTCTTCAAGTGCCTGTATGAGGGG GAGATCGCCCAGATGCAGTCCCACATCAGCGACACGTCCGTGGTGCTGTCCATGGACAACAACCGTAACCTGGACCTGGACAGCATCATCGCTGAGGTGCGCGCCCAGTACGAGGACATCGCCCAGAGAAGCAAGGTGGAGGCCGAGGCGCTGTACCAGACCAAG ttccaggagctgcagctggcggCCGGCCGGCACGGGGATGACCTCAAGCACACCAAGAACGAGATCTCGGAGCTGACCCGGCTTACCCAAAGGCTGCGCTCAGAGATCGAGAGCGTGAAGAAGCAG TGTGGCAACCTGGAGACGGCCGTGGCAGACGCCGAGCAGCGAGGTGACTGCGCCCTCAAGGACGCCCGGGCCAAGCTGGACGAGTTGGAGGCCGCCCTGCAGcaggccaaggaggagctggcccGGATGCTGCGTGAGCACCAGGAGCTCATGAGCGTGAAGCTGGCCCTGGACATTGAGATCGCCACCTACCGCAAGCTGCTGGAGGGCGAGGAGTGCAG AATGTCTGGAGAATACACCAACTCCGTGAGCATTT CGGTGGTCAGCAGCTCCACGGCCGGGactgcgggcacagggcccagctATGGGTTCGGCGGTGCTGGCACCTACAGCTACCGGCCAGGCACCCTCGGGAGCTACAATACGCTGTCGGGGGGCTGCGTCACTGGCAGTGGGAACTGCAGCCCCCGTGCGGAGGTCAAGGCCAAGCTGGGCAGTGCAGGCGAATTCAGGGACACCCCAGCGAAGACCTCAGCCCCCAAGAAAACCACGAGATAA
- the LOC133767741 gene encoding keratin, type II cytoskeletal 72-like isoform X1 → MSRQLSLYSGGERPGFSGSSAVVSGRLSSSSTSFRAGVKGTAAFGSRSLFCVGGGRRLALSAAAGAGRSGGRLGGFVGTVFGSAGLGPACPSVCPPGGIPQVIVNKSLLAPLNLELDPEIQRVRAQEREQIKALNNKFASFIDKVRFLEQQNQVLETKWNLLQQLDLNISRRNLEPIYEGRISTMQKQLEMLSGDRVRLDSELRNMRDVVEDYKKRYEVEINKRTAAENEFVVLKKDVDAAYMNKVELQAKVDAMTDELKYLKRLYEGEIAQMQSHISDTSVVLSMDNNRDLDLDSIIDDIRVQYEDIAQRSKAEAEALYQTKIQELQATAGQHGDDLKLTKAEISELSRLIQRIRSEIGNVKKQCGNLETSMADAEQRGDCALKDARAKLDELEGALQQAKEELARMLREHQELMSVKLALDMEIATYRKLLEGEESRMSGEYPNSVSISVVSSTSAGAGAGFGMGFGTSSTYSYKPVVTDIKTKGSCGSELKDSLAKTSGSSGVTKKAPR, encoded by the exons ATGAGCCGCCAGCTGTCCCTGTATTCCGGCGGGGAGCGCCCGGGCTTCAGCGGCTCCTCCGCCGTCGTCTCGGGCCGGCTCAGTAGCAGCTCCACCTCGTTCCGGGCCGGGGTCAAGGGCACGGCGGCCTTTGGCAGCAGGAGCCTGTTCTGCGTCGGGGGCGGCAGGCGCCTGGCGCTCAGCGCAGCGGCCGGGGCCGGACGGAGTGGCGGCCGCCTGGGCGGCTTCGTGGGCACAGTCTTCGGGAGCGCCGGGCTGGGACCTGCGTGCCCATCCGTATGCCCGCCCGGGGGCATCCCTCAGGTTATCGTCAACAAGAGCCTGCTGGCGCCCCTCAACCTGGAGCTGGACCCTGAGATCCAGCGGGTGCGCGCCCAGGAGCGGGAGCAGATCAAGGCCCTGAACAACAAGTTCGCCTCCTTCATCGACAAG GTGCGCTTCCTGGAGCAGCAGAACCAGGTGCTGGAGACCAAGTGGAacctgctgcagcagctggaccTGAACATCTCCCGGAGGAACCTGGAGCCCATCTATGAGGGCCGCATCAGCACCATGCAGAAGCAGCTGGAGATGCTGTCGGGCGACCGGGTGAGGCTGGACTCGGAGCTGCGCAACATGCGCGACGTGGTGGAGGACTACAAGAAGCG GTACGAAGTGGAGATTAACAAGCGCACGGCCGCAGAGAACGAGTTTGTGGTGCTCAAGAAG GACGTGGACGCCGCCTACATGAACAAGGTGGAGCTCCAGGCCAAGGTGGACGCCATGACGGatgagctcaagtacttgaagcgTCTCTATGAAGGG GAGATCGCCCAGATGCAGTCCCACATCAGCGACACGTCCGTGGTGCTGTCCATGGACAACAACCGGGACCTGGACCTGGACAGCATCATCGATGACATCCGTGTCCAGTACGAGGACATCGCCCAGAGGAGCAAGGCTGAGGCCGAGGCGCTGTACCAGACCAAG ATCCAGGAGCTGCAGGCCACGGCGGGCCAGCACGGCGATGACCTGAAGCTCACCAAGGCCGAGATCTCGGAGCTCAGCCGGCTGATTCAGAGGATCCGCTCGGAGATAGGGAACGTGAAGAAGCAG TGCGGCAACCTGGAGACATCCATGGCGGATGCCGAGCAGCGAGGCGACTGCGCCCTCAAGGATGCCCGGGCCAAGCTGGACGAGCTGGAGGGAGCCCTGCAGcaggccaaggaggagctggcccGGATGCTGCGTGAGCACCAGGAGCTCATGAGCGTGAAGCTGGCGCTGGACATGGAGATCGCCACCTACCGCAAGCTGCTGGAGGGCGAGGAGAGCAG GATGTCTGGTGAATATCCCAATTCCGTGAGCATCT CTGTCGTCAGCAGCACCAGCgcgggagcaggtgcaggctttGGCATGGGCTTCGGCACCTCCAGCACATACAGCTACAAGCCTGTGGTGACCGACATTAAGACCAAGGGGAGCTGTGGCAGCGAGCTCAAGGACTCCCTCGCCAAAACCTCTGGCAGCAGCGGTGTGACCAAAAAGGCCCCCAGATGA
- the LOC133767741 gene encoding keratin, type II cytoskeletal 72-like isoform X2 — MSRQLSLYSGGERPGFSGSSAVVSGRLSSSSTSFRAGVKGTAAFGSRSLFCVGGGRRLALSAAAGAGRSGGRLGGFVGTVFGSAGLGPACPSVCPPGGIPQVIVNKSLLAPLNLELDPEIQRVRAQEREQIKALNNKFASFIDKVRFLEQQNQVLETKWNLLQQLDLNISRRNLEPIYEGRISTMQKQLEMLSGDRVRLDSELRNMRDVVEDYKKRYEVEINKRTAAENEFVVLKKDVDAAYMNKVELQAKVDAMTDELKYLKRLYEGEIAQMQSHISDTSVVLSMDNNRDLDLDSIIDDIRVQYEDIAQRSKAEAEALYQTKCGNLETSMADAEQRGDCALKDARAKLDELEGALQQAKEELARMLREHQELMSVKLALDMEIATYRKLLEGEESRMSGEYPNSVSISVVSSTSAGAGAGFGMGFGTSSTYSYKPVVTDIKTKGSCGSELKDSLAKTSGSSGVTKKAPR, encoded by the exons ATGAGCCGCCAGCTGTCCCTGTATTCCGGCGGGGAGCGCCCGGGCTTCAGCGGCTCCTCCGCCGTCGTCTCGGGCCGGCTCAGTAGCAGCTCCACCTCGTTCCGGGCCGGGGTCAAGGGCACGGCGGCCTTTGGCAGCAGGAGCCTGTTCTGCGTCGGGGGCGGCAGGCGCCTGGCGCTCAGCGCAGCGGCCGGGGCCGGACGGAGTGGCGGCCGCCTGGGCGGCTTCGTGGGCACAGTCTTCGGGAGCGCCGGGCTGGGACCTGCGTGCCCATCCGTATGCCCGCCCGGGGGCATCCCTCAGGTTATCGTCAACAAGAGCCTGCTGGCGCCCCTCAACCTGGAGCTGGACCCTGAGATCCAGCGGGTGCGCGCCCAGGAGCGGGAGCAGATCAAGGCCCTGAACAACAAGTTCGCCTCCTTCATCGACAAG GTGCGCTTCCTGGAGCAGCAGAACCAGGTGCTGGAGACCAAGTGGAacctgctgcagcagctggaccTGAACATCTCCCGGAGGAACCTGGAGCCCATCTATGAGGGCCGCATCAGCACCATGCAGAAGCAGCTGGAGATGCTGTCGGGCGACCGGGTGAGGCTGGACTCGGAGCTGCGCAACATGCGCGACGTGGTGGAGGACTACAAGAAGCG GTACGAAGTGGAGATTAACAAGCGCACGGCCGCAGAGAACGAGTTTGTGGTGCTCAAGAAG GACGTGGACGCCGCCTACATGAACAAGGTGGAGCTCCAGGCCAAGGTGGACGCCATGACGGatgagctcaagtacttgaagcgTCTCTATGAAGGG GAGATCGCCCAGATGCAGTCCCACATCAGCGACACGTCCGTGGTGCTGTCCATGGACAACAACCGGGACCTGGACCTGGACAGCATCATCGATGACATCCGTGTCCAGTACGAGGACATCGCCCAGAGGAGCAAGGCTGAGGCCGAGGCGCTGTACCAGACCAAG TGCGGCAACCTGGAGACATCCATGGCGGATGCCGAGCAGCGAGGCGACTGCGCCCTCAAGGATGCCCGGGCCAAGCTGGACGAGCTGGAGGGAGCCCTGCAGcaggccaaggaggagctggcccGGATGCTGCGTGAGCACCAGGAGCTCATGAGCGTGAAGCTGGCGCTGGACATGGAGATCGCCACCTACCGCAAGCTGCTGGAGGGCGAGGAGAGCAG GATGTCTGGTGAATATCCCAATTCCGTGAGCATCT CTGTCGTCAGCAGCACCAGCgcgggagcaggtgcaggctttGGCATGGGCTTCGGCACCTCCAGCACATACAGCTACAAGCCTGTGGTGACCGACATTAAGACCAAGGGGAGCTGTGGCAGCGAGCTCAAGGACTCCCTCGCCAAAACCTCTGGCAGCAGCGGTGTGACCAAAAAGGCCCCCAGATGA